One segment of Pseudodesulfovibrio sp. 5S69 DNA contains the following:
- a CDS encoding DnaJ family domain-containing protein, giving the protein MFNVTAIIAEELIRKAEKEGKFEDLEGMGQPLAPDEAANLPPDLRMAYRILKSSGHLPPEVLEEKEINTAIDLLESMEDEQERYRQVQKLNVMIMQMNERRRRPITLDTSSDYYRRIVEKVRLAEKRYDRPGTNADNQR; this is encoded by the coding sequence ATGTTCAACGTAACGGCCATTATCGCCGAAGAACTCATCCGCAAGGCCGAGAAGGAAGGCAAGTTCGAAGACCTGGAAGGCATGGGCCAACCCCTCGCGCCGGACGAGGCCGCGAACCTGCCGCCGGACCTGCGCATGGCCTACCGGATTCTGAAGAGCTCCGGCCACCTTCCCCCCGAAGTGTTGGAGGAGAAGGAGATCAACACCGCCATCGACCTGCTCGAAAGCATGGAGGATGAACAGGAGCGGTACCGGCAGGTCCAGAAGTTGAACGTGATGATCATGCAGATGAACGAGCGGCGCCGCCGCCCGATAACCCTGGACACCTCCAGCGACTACTATCGCCGCATCGTCGAAAAGGTGCGCCTGGCCGAGAAACGGTACGACAGGCCCGGAACCAATGCGGACAACCAAAGGTAA
- a CDS encoding B12-binding domain-containing radical SAM protein: protein MGRPAFPHIPWSARPGREHGPRVLGINPWITDFAAFNVWSRPAGLLACLDMLRAAGASVALLDCLDPTWQAVPEQGLKWPRPGKYGTGHYPKEEIGPPAPLAFMDRRFSRYGLPRDRVLEALAAIDPAPDAVLVTTIMTYWYPGALDILDVCAELWPDVPRFLGGTYATLCGDHAARHARAHLQQGPLERPDNWSRFWELINFNTPQQLDKNGLSLALDLYTDPAYSIVLGSRGCPFSCEYCASNALYPRFRQSTAEAVMASIQSEYDRGVRDFAFYDDALLVNPDRWLWPVLDGLAASAMDLRLHTPNAMHIRHLTVDVCERLKAAGLTTVRLGLETTDFDHRHDVKLTREQWEAGARNLLDAGFDLDDIGVYILFGLPGQDLGNVEEAVQHVRAYGFRPHLAHYTPIPGSPMFETACAASPYPLEEEPLFQNNSIWPCVPGGFNWDEAKRWKRLLHAERG from the coding sequence ATGGGCCGCCCCGCGTTTCCGCACATCCCGTGGTCCGCCCGCCCCGGCCGGGAGCACGGCCCGCGCGTGCTCGGCATCAACCCGTGGATCACCGACTTCGCGGCCTTCAACGTCTGGTCGCGCCCGGCCGGACTGCTCGCCTGCCTGGACATGCTCCGCGCCGCCGGGGCCTCGGTGGCCCTCCTCGATTGCCTGGACCCGACCTGGCAGGCGGTCCCCGAACAGGGCCTGAAATGGCCAAGGCCCGGCAAATACGGCACCGGCCACTACCCCAAGGAGGAGATCGGACCGCCCGCGCCGCTCGCCTTCATGGACCGCCGCTTTTCCCGCTACGGCCTGCCCCGCGACCGGGTCCTCGAAGCCTTGGCCGCGATCGATCCCGCGCCCGACGCCGTGCTGGTCACGACCATCATGACCTACTGGTACCCCGGCGCCCTGGACATCCTCGACGTCTGCGCCGAGCTATGGCCCGACGTGCCCCGCTTCCTGGGCGGTACCTACGCCACCCTGTGCGGCGACCACGCCGCGCGCCACGCGAGAGCACACCTCCAGCAGGGCCCGCTGGAGCGGCCGGACAACTGGTCGCGTTTTTGGGAGCTGATTAATTTCAACACCCCACAACAGCTTGATAAAAATGGCCTTTCATTGGCGCTCGACCTCTACACCGACCCTGCCTATTCCATCGTCCTCGGGTCGCGCGGCTGCCCGTTCTCCTGCGAGTACTGCGCGAGCAACGCCCTGTATCCGCGCTTCCGCCAGTCCACGGCCGAAGCGGTCATGGCGTCCATCCAATCCGAATACGACCGGGGTGTGCGCGACTTCGCCTTTTACGACGACGCCCTGCTGGTCAACCCGGACCGCTGGCTCTGGCCGGTCCTGGACGGGTTGGCCGCATCCGCCATGGACCTGCGGTTGCACACCCCCAACGCCATGCATATCCGACACCTGACCGTGGATGTCTGCGAGCGCCTCAAGGCGGCCGGGCTGACCACGGTGCGGTTGGGGTTGGAGACCACGGACTTCGACCACCGCCACGACGTCAAGCTGACCCGCGAGCAGTGGGAGGCGGGCGCGCGCAACCTGCTCGATGCGGGCTTCGACCTCGACGACATCGGCGTGTACATCCTGTTCGGCCTGCCCGGCCAGGACCTCGGCAACGTGGAGGAAGCGGTGCAACACGTGCGCGCCTACGGGTTCCGGCCCCATCTGGCGCACTACACGCCCATCCCGGGTTCGCCCATGTTCGAAACGGCCTGCGCGGCCAGCCCGTATCCGCTTGAGGAGGAGCCGCTTTTCCAGAACAACTCCATCTGGCCCTGCGTGCCGGGCGGATTCAACTGGGACGAGGCCAAGCGATGGAAGCGGCTGCTCCACGCCGAGCGAGGGTAA
- a CDS encoding ankyrin repeat domain-containing protein, with protein MRNRLFHAPWYMFLLLLLPLAPVRAQAGAVQAVQPDMPNRPKLRAIAERANDATTTRILVAIEQRDNANIQNSFGQNIIIRLISLKAPDPEDSFRTLAAMGADLNIVDKDHLTPLLYAIGSGDFEATKALLKLGAESEIPGKSPNALHFALSRHCFKEARLLLDSGVNVNVLGPNRDTPLHQACLAAPRELIAHMLALGAMVNAREKTGLTPLHAAAFRGDPAIVKLLLDAGANPEIEDNNGRTAKDWAVAAHHDEAAGLL; from the coding sequence ATGCGAAACCGGCTTTTCCACGCCCCCTGGTACATGTTCCTCCTGCTCCTCCTGCCCCTGGCCCCGGTGCGGGCCCAGGCGGGCGCGGTCCAGGCCGTCCAACCCGACATGCCCAACCGACCCAAGCTCCGGGCCATCGCCGAGCGGGCGAACGACGCGACCACCACCAGGATTCTCGTCGCCATCGAGCAGCGCGACAACGCCAACATCCAGAATTCCTTCGGGCAGAACATCATCATCCGGCTCATCTCGCTCAAGGCCCCGGACCCTGAGGACTCCTTCCGCACCCTGGCGGCCATGGGGGCCGACCTGAACATCGTGGACAAGGACCATCTCACCCCGCTGCTCTACGCCATCGGCAGCGGCGACTTCGAGGCGACCAAGGCCCTCCTCAAGCTGGGGGCCGAGAGCGAAATTCCGGGCAAGAGCCCCAACGCCCTGCACTTCGCCCTGTCCCGCCATTGTTTCAAGGAGGCCCGGCTGCTCCTGGACAGCGGGGTGAACGTCAACGTGCTGGGCCCCAACCGGGACACCCCGCTCCACCAGGCCTGCCTGGCCGCGCCCAGGGAGCTGATCGCCCATATGCTGGCCCTCGGGGCCATGGTCAACGCCAGGGAGAAGACCGGCCTGACCCCGCTGCACGCGGCCGCCTTCCGGGGCGACCCGGCCATCGTCAAACTGCTCCTCGACGCCGGCGCGAACCCGGAGATCGAGGACAACAACGGCCGCACCGCCAAGGATTGGGCCGTGGCGGCGCATCACGACGAGGCCGCCGGGCTGCTCTGA
- a CDS encoding polyphenol oxidase family protein, which produces MAAIAFFPFEFPEIPQVACAFTSRQGGVSEPPHDSANISFDVGDEPEAVAANRRMVFARMGLTGWCELNQVHGDVIRFDPAPHAPEEHASEDGDGMATATPGHGLIVKTADCQPILLAHRSGRYVAGLHAGWRGNKIDFPGSGVRRFCEHYGLRPEDVFAVRGPSLGPTAAEFVHFETDFGPAFRPWYDRKAKTMDLWQLTRDQLMDAGVPENQIFGLDLCTLTMEETFFSYRKACASPVRETGRQCGIIWIRK; this is translated from the coding sequence ATGGCGGCCATAGCCTTTTTCCCGTTCGAATTTCCCGAGATTCCGCAGGTCGCCTGCGCCTTCACCTCCCGGCAGGGGGGCGTGTCCGAGCCGCCCCACGACTCGGCCAACATCAGCTTCGACGTGGGCGACGAACCCGAGGCCGTGGCCGCCAACCGGCGCATGGTCTTCGCGCGCATGGGGCTGACCGGCTGGTGCGAGCTCAACCAGGTGCACGGCGACGTCATCCGCTTCGACCCCGCGCCCCACGCGCCCGAGGAGCATGCCTCCGAGGACGGCGACGGCATGGCCACGGCCACGCCGGGGCACGGCCTGATCGTCAAGACCGCCGACTGCCAGCCCATCCTCCTGGCCCACCGCTCGGGCCGGTACGTGGCCGGGCTGCACGCGGGCTGGCGAGGCAACAAAATCGACTTCCCCGGCTCGGGCGTGCGCCGTTTCTGCGAGCACTACGGCCTGCGGCCCGAGGACGTCTTTGCCGTGCGCGGCCCCAGCCTGGGCCCCACGGCCGCCGAGTTCGTCCACTTCGAGACCGACTTCGGCCCCGCCTTCCGCCCCTGGTACGACCGCAAGGCCAAAACCATGGACCTCTGGCAACTGACCCGTGACCAGCTCATGGACGCGGGCGTGCCGGAAAACCAAATCTTCGGCCTGGACCTGTGCACCCTGACCATGGAGGAGACCTTCTTCTCCTACCGCAAGGCATGCGCGAGCCCGGTCCGGGAGACCGGGCGGCAGTGCGGGATCATCTGGATTCGAAAATAG
- a CDS encoding 5-formyltetrahydrofolate cyclo-ligase, translating to MAEPDKTTLRKQLIERRAALSADEVARASEGAVSLVRTLFEWKNATEALLYWPVRGEIDLRPLMAELWQRGCRVLLPRCRPDQPGEMDLACAACEDELVPGAFSIMEPDAEKCPAVDACCPQIALVPGVGFDRKGNRLGFGGGYYDRLLATDGMHDTLVVGVAHEFQLIDSLPTQPWDKPVHVVCTEEELWRP from the coding sequence ATGGCCGAACCGGATAAGACCACACTGCGCAAGCAGCTCATCGAACGCCGCGCCGCCCTGTCCGCCGACGAGGTGGCCCGGGCCAGCGAGGGGGCCGTGTCGCTCGTCCGCACCCTGTTCGAGTGGAAGAACGCCACCGAAGCCCTGCTCTACTGGCCGGTGCGCGGCGAGATCGACCTGCGCCCGCTGATGGCCGAGTTGTGGCAGCGCGGCTGCCGCGTGCTGTTGCCCCGCTGCCGTCCGGACCAGCCGGGCGAGATGGACCTGGCCTGCGCGGCCTGCGAGGATGAACTCGTGCCCGGCGCGTTCTCGATCATGGAGCCCGACGCCGAAAAATGCCCGGCCGTGGACGCGTGCTGCCCGCAGATCGCCCTGGTGCCCGGCGTGGGCTTCGACCGCAAGGGCAACCGGCTCGGCTTCGGCGGCGGATACTACGACCGGCTGCTGGCCACGGACGGCATGCACGACACCCTGGTGGTGGGCGTGGCCCACGAATTCCAGCTCATCGACAGCCTGCCCACCCAGCCGTGGGACAAGCCGGTCCACGTGGTCTGCACCGAAGAGGAACTATGGCGGCCATAG
- a CDS encoding sigma-54-dependent transcriptional regulator: MAANILILDDEKNYLLILESILEDEGYHVTTLSDPEMGLAYLEDSEVDVVLTDMKMPGMTGQDVLEHCKKNYPHIPVLIMTAFGSIEAAVEAMRIGAFDYITKPFANEELLLSISKAVQYAATQQENIRLKREIRDRYSKDNIIARGKGMEQVLDMVDRAAPSKSTVLILGESGTGKELVARAIHTSSPRREAPFVTVNCMALNPGVLESELFGHEKGSFTGATAMRKGRFEQANKGTLFLDEIGELTPELQVKLLRVLQEHQIERVGGTETFDVDIRIVAATNKNLQESVAKGEFREDLFYRLNVVSIFMPPLRERREDIPLLAAHFLEKYNKENQMEISGFSSAAMDYLTAYEWPGNVRQLENVVERCTVLARNDVIDADDLPPEIKDEEAQFKSAVDLLPTKLNLADTMDKIEGALVKRALVRTDFVQVKAAEMLGLSKSNLQYKLKKYGLTGKAK; the protein is encoded by the coding sequence ATGGCTGCGAATATACTGATTCTCGACGACGAAAAGAACTATCTGCTTATCCTGGAATCCATCCTGGAGGACGAGGGGTACCACGTGACCACCCTGTCCGACCCGGAGATGGGCCTGGCCTATCTCGAAGACTCCGAGGTGGACGTGGTCCTGACCGACATGAAGATGCCGGGCATGACCGGCCAGGACGTGCTCGAACACTGCAAGAAGAACTACCCGCACATCCCGGTGCTGATCATGACCGCCTTCGGGTCCATCGAGGCCGCCGTGGAGGCCATGCGCATCGGGGCCTTTGATTACATCACCAAGCCGTTCGCCAACGAGGAACTGCTTCTGTCCATCTCCAAGGCCGTGCAGTACGCCGCCACCCAGCAGGAGAACATCCGCCTGAAAAGGGAGATCCGCGACCGCTACTCCAAGGACAACATCATCGCCCGCGGCAAGGGCATGGAGCAGGTCCTGGACATGGTCGACCGGGCCGCGCCGAGCAAGTCCACGGTGCTCATCCTCGGCGAATCCGGCACCGGCAAGGAGCTTGTGGCCCGGGCCATCCACACCTCCTCGCCCCGGCGCGAGGCCCCGTTCGTCACGGTCAACTGCATGGCGCTCAACCCCGGCGTGCTCGAATCCGAACTCTTCGGCCACGAAAAGGGCTCCTTCACCGGGGCCACGGCCATGCGCAAGGGCCGTTTCGAACAGGCCAACAAGGGTACACTCTTCCTGGACGAGATCGGCGAGCTGACCCCGGAGCTCCAGGTCAAGCTCCTGCGCGTGCTCCAGGAGCACCAGATCGAGCGCGTGGGCGGGACCGAGACCTTCGACGTGGACATCCGCATCGTGGCCGCCACCAACAAGAATCTCCAGGAGTCCGTGGCCAAGGGCGAGTTCCGCGAGGACCTCTTCTACCGCCTCAATGTGGTCTCCATCTTCATGCCGCCACTCAGGGAGCGGCGTGAGGATATTCCGCTGCTGGCCGCGCACTTCCTTGAAAAGTACAACAAGGAAAACCAGATGGAGATCTCCGGCTTCTCCTCGGCGGCCATGGATTACCTGACCGCCTACGAGTGGCCGGGCAACGTCCGCCAGTTGGAAAACGTGGTCGAGCGGTGCACGGTCCTGGCCCGCAACGACGTCATCGACGCCGACGACCTGCCGCCCGAGATCAAGGACGAGGAGGCCCAGTTCAAGTCCGCCGTGGACCTCCTGCCCACCAAGCTGAACCTGGCCGACACCATGGACAAGATCGAGGGCGCCCTGGTCAAGCGCGCCCTGGTGCGCACCGACTTCGTCCAGGTCAAGGCCGCCGAGATGCTCGGTCTCTCCAAATCCAACCTGCAATACAAACTGAAGAAATACGGCCTGACCGGCAAAGCGAAATAA
- a CDS encoding ATP-grasp domain-containing protein → MIVLDYPYVSRFLVDSVLELGQPVLDTPQVRALAGDAPLNYIDEIEFSARLALGGKVYTNSENGLGHVLRCRCNEDLARQIDICKDKALFRETVAGLHPDYQFRRVPFDQLADFDPSALDGPFIVKPTRGFFSLGVHVVDTPADWPAAVKAIEAEHAALNAEYPEAVVSGGEFLVEQTIQGEEYAIDVYYDAGGDPVITNILHHTFLSAADVSDRLYYTSARIIETWLLPFTDYLRDVGRECGFRDFVTHIEVRVTDTGDILPIEANPLRLAGWCVADLTFHAWGFNPYECYFKELRPDWDAILTENQGMATVMVIGDLPSSLDRTAIRSIDYAGFQSMFYNILELRKIDYHQYPVFAFAFASMPEAELDALKPTLTQDFTRFVVME, encoded by the coding sequence ATGATTGTCCTCGATTACCCCTACGTCTCCCGGTTCCTTGTGGATTCCGTCCTGGAGTTGGGCCAGCCCGTGCTCGACACCCCCCAGGTCCGCGCCCTTGCGGGCGACGCGCCCCTGAACTACATCGACGAGATCGAGTTCTCCGCGCGCCTCGCCCTGGGCGGCAAGGTCTACACCAACTCCGAGAACGGCCTGGGCCACGTGCTGCGCTGCCGCTGCAACGAGGACCTGGCCCGGCAGATCGACATCTGCAAGGACAAGGCGCTCTTCCGCGAGACCGTGGCGGGGCTGCACCCGGACTACCAATTCCGGCGCGTGCCCTTCGACCAACTGGCCGACTTCGACCCCTCGGCCCTGGACGGCCCGTTCATCGTCAAGCCCACGCGCGGCTTCTTTTCCCTGGGCGTGCACGTGGTCGACACCCCGGCAGACTGGCCCGCCGCCGTAAAGGCCATCGAGGCCGAGCACGCGGCCCTGAACGCCGAATACCCCGAGGCCGTGGTCAGCGGCGGCGAGTTCCTCGTCGAGCAGACCATCCAGGGCGAGGAGTACGCCATCGACGTCTACTACGACGCCGGAGGCGACCCGGTGATCACCAACATCCTGCACCACACCTTCCTGTCCGCGGCCGACGTCTCGGACCGCCTCTACTACACCTCGGCCCGGATCATCGAGACCTGGCTGCTGCCGTTCACCGACTACCTCCGCGACGTGGGCCGCGAGTGCGGATTCCGCGACTTCGTCACCCATATCGAGGTCCGCGTCACCGACACCGGCGACATCCTGCCCATCGAGGCCAACCCCCTGCGCCTGGCGGGCTGGTGCGTGGCCGACCTGACCTTCCACGCCTGGGGCTTCAACCCCTACGAGTGCTACTTCAAGGAACTGCGCCCGGACTGGGACGCCATCCTGACCGAAAACCAGGGCATGGCCACGGTCATGGTCATCGGCGACCTGCCGTCCTCCCTGGACCGCACCGCCATCCGCTCCATCGACTATGCCGGATTCCAGTCGATGTTTTACAACATCCTGGAATTACGCAAGATTGATTACCACCAGTACCCGGTCTTCGCCTTCGCCTTCGCGTCCATGCCCGAGGCCGAACTCGACGCCCTTAAGCCGACCCTCACTCAGGACTTCACCCGCTTCGTCGTTATGGAGTAA
- a CDS encoding HD-GYP domain-containing protein — MSPENCSLEIQASLIEIARAAEARTESTAFHSEKVARVAHGIAKALDRPKNILERLLLVGRLHNIGLVGTSDAVLRKTGKLTPQEFKHIQDHTRLGAALLAPIPALADVAEVCLSHHERWDGTGYPNGLAGTEIPRLARLIAVADSYCAMISERPHRDSLPRPVAAEIIVEEREKLLCPECVDGFLTWYKKTDGRIDLF, encoded by the coding sequence ATGTCCCCAGAAAACTGTTCCCTCGAAATACAAGCCAGCCTGATCGAGATAGCCCGTGCCGCCGAAGCACGCACCGAATCGACCGCCTTCCACTCCGAAAAGGTCGCCCGCGTGGCCCACGGCATCGCCAAGGCCCTGGACCGCCCCAAGAACATCCTGGAGCGGCTGCTGCTCGTCGGCAGGCTGCACAACATCGGCCTGGTCGGCACCAGCGACGCGGTGCTCCGCAAGACGGGCAAACTCACCCCCCAGGAATTCAAACACATCCAGGACCACACCCGCCTGGGCGCGGCCCTGCTCGCCCCCATCCCGGCCCTGGCCGACGTGGCCGAGGTCTGCCTGTCCCACCACGAGCGGTGGGACGGGACCGGCTACCCCAACGGCCTGGCCGGAACGGAAATCCCGCGCCTGGCCCGGCTCATCGCCGTGGCCGACTCCTACTGCGCCATGATCTCCGAACGGCCGCACCGCGACTCCCTGCCGCGCCCCGTGGCCGCCGAAATCATCGTAGAGGAACGAGAGAAACTCCTCTGCCCCGAATGCGTGGACGGCTTCCTCACCTGGTACAAAAAAACCGACGGCCGTATCGATCTATTTTGA
- a CDS encoding DEAD/DEAH box helicase, producing MLDSERMAHQIAHHRVVQGADARFGEPRRPWPAALQSALSLLGIDRLYDHQAEAVDYVRAGRHVVVATPTASGKTLTYNLPVMEQILADPESKALYLFPLKALAQDQLKGFNELAALLPLEGREDRRPTAAIYDGDTSPHFRKKIRNSPPNVILSNPEMVHLSMLPHHAGWAEFLSGLTHVVVDEVHTYRGVMGGHMAMVFRRLMRLCRYYGASPTFVFCSATIGNPAELCKMLTGLDAHPILESGAARGGRHMVFVNPDGSPSGAAISLLRAALSRGLRTIVYCQSRKMTELISIWAAEKSGEFKSRISAYRAGFLPEERREIEARMADGELLAVISTSALELGIDIGGLDVCIMVGYPGSIMATLQRGGRVGRSRRDSAVALIAQEDALDQYFMRNPDDFFARPPESAMLNPFNPVVMDRHLICAAAELTLRRGEPFLAEEPVARRVEQLVAAGHLFEVEPDLPGHSVEIVTHRKRPHRDVDLRGAGRQMHIEDNSLSDEKAPVIGTIDQYRAFRETHPGAVYLHRGRTFVIRDMDLATNAVHAEARRVGYYTKPRGSKDTEILEVLGQKASFGTRVYFGRVKVTDQITGYEKRSVRGGKLLGIVPLDLPPQVFETEAIWFEIGHDIRRRCEEEFLHFMGGIHAFEHAAIGMLPLLVMTDRNDLGGISTPMHPQVEGPAVFIYDGMPGGAGLTRQAFERADELIETTLSTIRDCPCELGCPSCVHSPKCGSGNRPIDKRAALFVLEAIRSGDPQSITPKDIDVNTLPGIDVKRPAPKRYGVLDIETRYSADEVGGWNRADRMGVSIACLWDSEKEAMFDYEQDDMDALVGHLQQFDLVIGFNHVKFDYAVLGGLHPFGFRSLPNLDLLVEVNNRLGYRIKLDNIASATLGVGKSADGLMALKWWKEGRLDLITEYCRQDVAVTRDVYLFGREHGHIFFTNKASQKVKLPVEW from the coding sequence ATGCTCGACTCCGAGCGCATGGCCCACCAGATAGCCCATCACCGCGTCGTCCAGGGCGCGGACGCCCGGTTCGGCGAGCCGCGCCGCCCCTGGCCCGCCGCCCTGCAAAGCGCGCTCTCCCTGCTCGGCATCGACCGGCTCTACGACCATCAGGCCGAGGCCGTGGACTATGTCCGTGCGGGCAGGCACGTGGTCGTGGCCACGCCCACGGCCAGCGGCAAGACCCTGACCTACAATCTGCCCGTCATGGAACAGATCCTGGCCGACCCCGAGTCCAAGGCGCTCTATCTCTTTCCGCTCAAGGCCCTGGCCCAGGACCAGCTCAAGGGGTTCAACGAGCTGGCCGCGCTCCTGCCGCTGGAGGGCCGCGAGGACCGCAGACCCACGGCGGCCATCTACGACGGCGACACCTCGCCCCATTTCCGCAAGAAGATCCGCAACTCGCCGCCCAACGTGATCCTGTCCAACCCGGAGATGGTCCATTTGTCCATGCTCCCGCACCATGCGGGCTGGGCCGAGTTCCTGTCCGGGCTGACCCACGTCGTTGTCGACGAGGTCCACACCTACCGGGGCGTCATGGGCGGGCACATGGCCATGGTCTTCCGCAGGCTGATGCGGCTGTGCCGCTACTACGGGGCCAGCCCGACCTTTGTGTTCTGCTCGGCGACCATCGGCAACCCGGCGGAATTATGCAAGATGCTCACCGGGCTCGACGCGCACCCGATTCTCGAATCCGGGGCCGCGCGCGGCGGGCGGCACATGGTCTTCGTCAATCCGGACGGCAGCCCGTCCGGGGCGGCCATATCCCTGCTCAGGGCGGCCCTGTCGCGGGGGCTGCGGACCATCGTCTACTGCCAGTCGCGCAAGATGACCGAGCTGATCTCCATCTGGGCGGCCGAGAAGAGCGGGGAGTTCAAGAGCCGCATCTCGGCCTACCGGGCCGGGTTTCTGCCCGAGGAGCGGCGCGAGATCGAGGCCCGCATGGCCGACGGCGAGCTGCTGGCGGTCATCTCCACCTCGGCCCTGGAGCTGGGCATCGACATCGGCGGGCTGGACGTATGCATCATGGTCGGCTACCCCGGCTCGATCATGGCCACCCTGCAACGGGGCGGCCGCGTGGGGCGCAGCAGGCGGGATTCCGCCGTGGCGCTCATCGCCCAGGAGGACGCTCTGGACCAGTATTTCATGCGCAACCCGGACGACTTCTTCGCCCGCCCGCCCGAGTCGGCCATGCTCAACCCGTTCAATCCGGTGGTCATGGACCGGCACCTGATCTGCGCGGCCGCCGAACTGACCCTGCGGCGCGGCGAACCGTTCCTGGCCGAGGAGCCGGTGGCCCGGCGGGTGGAGCAACTGGTCGCCGCCGGGCATCTCTTCGAGGTGGAGCCGGACCTGCCGGGCCATTCCGTGGAGATCGTCACGCACCGCAAGCGGCCCCACCGGGACGTGGACCTGCGCGGGGCGGGGCGTCAGATGCATATCGAAGATAATTCGCTCAGCGACGAGAAAGCGCCCGTCATCGGGACCATCGATCAATACAGGGCCTTTCGCGAGACCCATCCGGGCGCGGTCTATCTGCACCGGGGGCGGACCTTCGTCATCCGGGACATGGACCTGGCCACCAACGCGGTGCACGCCGAGGCCCGGCGCGTGGGCTATTACACCAAGCCGCGCGGCTCCAAGGACACCGAGATCCTCGAAGTGCTCGGCCAGAAGGCCAGCTTCGGCACGCGCGTCTATTTCGGGCGGGTCAAGGTCACGGACCAGATCACCGGGTACGAGAAGCGCTCGGTGCGCGGCGGTAAGCTGCTCGGCATCGTGCCGCTGGACCTGCCGCCCCAGGTCTTCGAGACCGAGGCCATCTGGTTCGAGATCGGCCACGACATAAGACGGCGCTGCGAGGAGGAGTTCCTGCATTTCATGGGCGGCATCCACGCCTTCGAGCACGCGGCCATCGGCATGCTCCCGCTGCTGGTCATGACCGACCGCAACGACCTGGGCGGCATCTCCACACCCATGCACCCCCAGGTGGAGGGCCCGGCCGTGTTCATCTACGACGGCATGCCCGGCGGCGCGGGCCTGACCCGCCAGGCCTTCGAACGGGCCGACGAACTCATCGAGACCACGCTCTCGACCATCCGGGACTGCCCGTGCGAGCTGGGCTGCCCGTCCTGCGTGCATTCGCCCAAGTGCGGCTCGGGCAACCGGCCCATCGACAAGCGGGCCGCCCTGTTCGTGCTGGAGGCCATCCGCTCGGGCGACCCCCAATCCATCACCCCAAAGGACATCGACGTGAACACCCTTCCCGGCATCGACGTAAAACGGCCCGCGCCCAAGCGATACGGCGTCCTGGACATCGAGACCCGCTACTCCGCCGACGAGGTGGGCGGCTGGAACCGCGCCGACCGCATGGGCGTGTCCATCGCCTGCCTGTGGGACTCGGAAAAGGAGGCCATGTTCGATTACGAGCAGGACGACATGGACGCGTTGGTGGGCCACTTGCAGCAGTTTGACCTGGTCATCGGCTTCAACCACGTCAAATTCGACTACGCCGTGCTCGGCGGCCTGCATCCCTTCGGGTTCCGCTCCCTGCCCAACCTCGATCTTCTGGTCGAGGTCAACAACCGGCTGGGCTACCGGATCAAGCTCGACAACATCGCCTCGGCCACCCTCGGCGTCGGCAAGTCTGCCGACGGCCTGATGGCGCTGAAATGGTGGAAGGAGGGCCGGCTCGACCTGATCACCGAGTACTGCCGCCAGGACGTGGCCGTGACCAGGGACGTGTATCTGTTCGGCCGCGAGCACGGCCACATCTTCTTCACCAACAAGGCCTCCCAGAAAGTTAAGCTGCCCGTTGAGTGGTAG
- a CDS encoding MFS transporter, producing MWPSSSPACSSPGSTLAPAGRAGAQAGWSSGSSPWPWPCSRAGCCAIIPATRASSPWAGPSPPGPAPARKPPAARPGSRRRTIAHLGIIYLLFGATSVIYATFIVTALVDVHHYGEDAAGRFWAVVGGLSILSGPLFGGLSDRLGRRFGMIVVFILFTAAYSFAALSGSPFFLYGSVVIFGIVAWSIPTIMSAAVGDYMGPDQAVRAFGLITLFFGAGQIVGPVAAGYLADLSGDFNAAFWLCAALTACAVALTALLRQPE from the coding sequence GTGTGGCCATCATCTTCTCCGGCCTGTTCATCCCCTGGGTCAACCTTGGCTCCGGCGGGCAGGGCTGGCGCACAGGCTGGCTGGTCCTCGGGCTCATCGCCCTGGCCGTGGCCGTGTTCGCGGGCTGGCTGCTGCGCGATCATCCCCGCGACAAGGGCCTCGAGCCCCTGGGCCGGGCCGAGCCCGCCCGGCCCGGCTCCGGCCCGCAAGCCCCCGGCCGCGCGGCCCGGCTCCCGGCGCCGGACCATCGCGCACCTGGGGATCATCTACCTGCTCTTCGGGGCCACATCGGTCATTTACGCCACCTTCATCGTCACCGCCCTGGTGGACGTGCACCACTACGGCGAGGACGCGGCCGGACGGTTCTGGGCCGTGGTCGGCGGCCTGTCCATCCTGTCCGGCCCGCTGTTCGGCGGTTTGTCCGACCGGTTGGGCCGCCGGTTCGGCATGATCGTGGTCTTCATCCTGTTCACCGCGGCCTATTCCTTCGCGGCCCTGAGCGGCTCGCCGTTCTTCCTCTATGGTTCGGTGGTCATCTTCGGGATCGTGGCCTGGAGCATCCCGACCATCATGTCCGCGGCAGTGGGCGACTACATGGGGCCGGATCAGGCGGTCAGGGCCTTCGGGCTGATCACCCTGTTCTTCGGCGCGGGCCAGATCGTCGGCCCGGTGGCCGCCGGATACCTCGCCGACCTCTCGGGCGACTTCAACGCCGCCTTCTGGCTCTGCGCCGCACTCACGGCCTGCGCCGTGGCGCTCACCGCACTGCTGAGGCAGCCGGAGTAG